In Cyclopterus lumpus isolate fCycLum1 chromosome 17, fCycLum1.pri, whole genome shotgun sequence, a genomic segment contains:
- the si:rp71-1g18.1 gene encoding zinc finger protein 585B produces MSASLQAQVESVLGALVKAATVELTKLFESRYRASAQEAVAARSDDKGPTATRARLSPGDATRSIGVQVDEDIGAPFELSGPPVLSDEDCLRECSLLPSETLLTEDKGQVDPEGSPLKEQVVAETAHMVELSGFEAESPTDVALPTVLLHVSKAWTLRRKPTQSSPVKRKPLVIQPDSHNLISGETVKFVCPLILRPESPTPKPDTSEKPVKSEPQQVCVSTAKGTAYSPSPSDGAVTPAPAGVWERIHTPDESKSNLHMKLKLNSPDQKLARPCAVQLVDVLAVSESAMKLQDAAAKGHSGPQKAGWPLPKDLRRHQGLHTGHRLCCFTPCENGVWRLQKVVAHSRDGYPCGICGKTFTRRKILRRHERFHTGEKPYPCSSCSKSFALRKSLRRHLRFHTGQRPHACTHCGKSFRLRENLKAHLRFHTGEKPYNCVACGKWFRIKENLKKHKRSPCGFFIPSFRMIAGL; encoded by the exons ATGTCTGCGAGCCTCCAGGCGCAGGTGGAGTCGGTGCTCGGAGCGCTGGTCAAAGCCGCGACGGTGGAGTTGACCAAACTGTTCGAGAGCAGATACCGAGCGTCGGCTCAGGAGGCGGTTGCGGCCCGCTCGGACGACAAAGGGCCGACCGCCACGCGGGCTCGCCTGTCCCCCGGCGACGCAACACGCAGCATCGGCGTGCAAGTGGACGAGGACATCGGTGCGCCGTTTGAGCTTTCCG GCCCCCCTGTCCTCTCAGATGAGGATTGTTTGAGGGAGTGCAGTCTCCTCCCATCAGAAACCCTCCTGACTGAAGATAAGGGCCAAGTTGACCCTGAGGGGTCTCCACTGAAGGAACAG GTTGTGGCAGAGACTGCACATATGGTGGAGTTGAGCGGGTTTGAAGCAGAGTCTCCAACTGATGTGGCTCTTCCAACAGTCCTTTTGCACG TCTCAAAGGCATGGACATTAAGACGCAAGCCTACGCAAAGCTCTCCAGTGAAACGGAAGCCTCTCGTGATCCAGCCAGATTCACACAATCTCATTTCCGGGGAGACGGTGAAGTTTGTCTGCCCGTTGATCCTCAGGCCGGAGTCCCCCACCCCTAAACCGGACACTTCGGAGAAGCCCGTTAAATCCGAGCCCCAGCAAGTTTGCGTCAGCACCGCCAAGGGCACTGCCTACAGCCCGTCCCCGTCTGACGGAGCGGTGACCCCTGCTCCGGCTGGCGTTTGGGAGCGGATTCACACGCCAGATGAGAGCAAGAGCAACCTCCAcatgaaactgaaactgaattCCCCCGACCAGAAGCTGGCGCGCCCCTGTGCGGTGCAACTGGTGGACGTGCTTGCGGTGTCCGAGTCCGCGATGAAGCTCCAGGACGCTGCTGCTAAGGGTCACAGTGGCCCCCAAAAAGCTGGTTGGCCTCTGCCCAAAGACCTCCGGCGCCACCAAGGCCTCCACACCGGCCACCGCCTCTGCTGCTTCACCCCCTGCGAGAACGGCGTCTGGCGGCTCCAGAAGGTGGTGGCCCACAGCCGCGACGGGTACCCGTGCGGCATCTGCGGCAAGACGTTCACGCGGAGGAAGATTCTCCGGCGGCACGAGCGCTTTCACACCGGCGAAAAGCCGTACCCGTGCTCGTCGTGCTCCAAGTCGTTTGCGCTGAGGAAGAGCCTCCGCCGCCACCTGCGGTTCCACACGGGGCAGAGGCCGCACGCCTGCACGCACTGCGGCAAAAGCTTCCGTCTGAGAGAGAATCTGAAGGCACACCTGCGCTTTCACACGGGGGAGAAGCCTTACAACTGCGTCGCCTGTGGCAAGTGGTTCCGGATCAAAGAGAACCTGAAGAAACACAAACGGAGCCCGTGTGGATTCTTTATTCCTTCGTTCAGGATGATCGCCGGCTTGTAG